A genomic window from Sulfurospirillum diekertiae includes:
- a CDS encoding cytochrome c3 family protein: MIKKIFLIIKNNILLMGLVGILIGLLSSWILYEGLHRTSDDRFCIVCHEMKPMVAAYHNDVHGGNGKVGIKVSCVTCHLPHDNVIAYIATKARNGVVEGAIHFFGNPDAINWQANRANRQHFVRDEACYGCHTNYKTNEAISVKGREMHEHYASLKGTDKEISCASCHVEIGHKGLRSMLNYYKPEYEYYKGKLDTKKDEAEKKLAEEMK, encoded by the coding sequence ATGATCAAAAAAATATTTCTCATCATCAAAAATAACATTCTGCTAATGGGCTTAGTAGGCATTTTGATCGGGCTACTCAGTTCATGGATTCTTTATGAGGGACTGCATCGAACCAGTGATGATCGTTTTTGTATCGTGTGCCATGAAATGAAACCAATGGTTGCTGCCTATCATAATGATGTGCATGGTGGAAATGGTAAAGTAGGCATTAAAGTATCGTGTGTTACGTGCCATTTACCTCATGACAATGTGATTGCCTATATTGCAACAAAAGCTCGAAACGGCGTTGTCGAAGGAGCGATTCACTTCTTTGGTAATCCTGATGCAATTAATTGGCAGGCAAACCGTGCCAATCGTCAACATTTTGTTCGTGATGAAGCGTGTTATGGTTGTCATACCAACTATAAAACCAATGAAGCGATCAGTGTAAAAGGACGTGAAATGCACGAGCATTATGCCAGCCTCAAAGGAACAGATAAAGAGATAAGCTGTGCTTCTTGCCACGTTGAAATTGGGCACAAAGGGCTTAGAAGCATGCTTAATTACTATAAGCCTGAGTATGAATACTACAAAGGCAAGTTAGATACAAAAAAAGATGAGGCTGAGAAAAAATTAGCCGAAGAGATGAAATAA
- a CDS encoding cytochrome c3 family protein: MRKKRTLCVLGFFFIFSVMSLFGVDTNTSSPKINMTPELKKEFPIKAHHEKLSLSCTDCHEGQGDDPKDLKLIGDKGCLSCHKTKQFLADRLKFMDALHTNPHNSIHDGPKLYCDECHNEHKPSENMCLSCHSNDVKIWMRPTP, encoded by the coding sequence ATGCGTAAGAAAAGAACTCTTTGTGTCTTAGGGTTCTTTTTCATTTTCAGTGTCATGTCTCTTTTTGGTGTGGATACAAATACGTCATCGCCCAAAATCAATATGACACCTGAACTTAAAAAAGAGTTTCCCATTAAGGCTCATCATGAAAAGCTGTCTCTTAGCTGTACGGATTGTCATGAAGGTCAGGGTGATGACCCAAAAGATTTGAAATTGATTGGGGATAAAGGGTGCTTGTCATGTCATAAAACAAAACAATTTTTGGCAGATAGGCTAAAGTTTATGGATGCATTACATACCAATCCACATAATTCTATTCATGATGGACCAAAACTTTATTGTGATGAGTGTCACAATGAGCATAAGCCATCTGAAAATATGTGCTTGTCTTGCCATAGTAATGATGTTAAAATTTGGATGAGGCCGACACCATGA
- a CDS encoding flavocytochrome c, with product MSKETMSRRDALKLGVVGAGAAMLSAANAMAAAPTEKDVKFDEEYDVIIIGSGFAGLAAAAKSAERGYKVLILEKMGRVGGNSAINGGAFAVPMNRDQKQFGIEDSKALFIKDALKAGLGINHVEMLELIADRAQETFDFAVKCGAKFQTGKKPTWFGGHSVPRTIVTENMSGSGIIQPMAAFVEKLPGCKMVTRAKMDDFVMSNDGTTVIGVTARINYRFDNKLHNDDIENKTGEKKAYRAKKGVVLASGGFSMDRDFRQLQDPRMTPDMDATNHDGATAGALLKAFQIGALPVHISWIQEGPWASPDERGFGVAPLLTQQGLFKFGVAVDVRNGKRFMNEMADRKTRADAEYVILREAPKMYPVAIGTYNTFEEQIYAAIDKGLQGGVMKKFDTLDALAANYKIPADALKATIKKYNEDVKNSVEDEFKKPTLKGDSLKELKGGDPIDMKGPFYAIRLCPKPHHTMGGLKINTKAQVISANTNKPIPGFFAAGEVTGGTHGASRLGSCAIADCLVCGMVAGENI from the coding sequence ATGAGTAAAGAGACGATGTCAAGAAGAGACGCTCTAAAGTTGGGCGTAGTTGGGGCAGGTGCAGCCATGTTAAGTGCAGCCAATGCAATGGCAGCAGCACCAACTGAAAAAGATGTCAAATTTGATGAAGAGTACGATGTTATCATCATTGGTTCTGGTTTTGCGGGTCTCGCAGCAGCAGCTAAATCAGCAGAACGTGGTTATAAAGTATTGATTCTTGAAAAAATGGGTCGTGTTGGTGGTAATTCAGCTATTAATGGTGGTGCGTTTGCCGTTCCAATGAATAGAGATCAAAAACAATTTGGTATTGAAGATTCTAAAGCGCTTTTTATTAAAGATGCTTTAAAAGCAGGACTTGGTATTAACCACGTAGAAATGCTAGAGCTAATTGCAGATCGTGCGCAAGAGACATTTGACTTTGCCGTAAAATGTGGTGCAAAATTCCAAACAGGTAAAAAACCAACATGGTTTGGTGGTCATTCAGTGCCTAGAACTATTGTTACTGAAAATATGAGTGGCTCAGGCATTATTCAACCAATGGCAGCATTTGTCGAAAAACTTCCCGGTTGTAAAATGGTAACACGCGCAAAAATGGATGATTTTGTGATGAGTAATGATGGTACAACGGTTATCGGTGTAACTGCACGTATTAATTACCGTTTTGATAATAAACTTCACAATGATGACATTGAAAACAAGACAGGTGAGAAAAAAGCTTATCGCGCTAAAAAAGGTGTTGTTTTAGCAAGTGGAGGTTTTTCTATGGATAGAGACTTTAGACAACTTCAAGACCCACGTATGACACCCGATATGGATGCAACAAACCATGATGGTGCAACGGCTGGAGCACTTTTAAAAGCTTTCCAAATTGGAGCACTTCCTGTACATATTAGTTGGATTCAAGAAGGACCATGGGCAAGTCCAGATGAGAGAGGTTTTGGTGTAGCACCACTCTTAACACAACAAGGTTTATTCAAATTTGGTGTTGCAGTTGATGTTAGAAATGGTAAACGATTCATGAATGAGATGGCTGATCGTAAAACACGAGCGGATGCTGAGTATGTTATCTTAAGGGAAGCGCCAAAAATGTATCCGGTAGCCATTGGTACGTACAATACATTTGAAGAGCAAATTTATGCAGCGATCGATAAAGGTCTACAAGGTGGCGTTATGAAGAAATTCGATACGCTTGACGCTCTTGCTGCAAACTATAAAATTCCAGCAGATGCACTTAAGGCAACGATTAAAAAATATAATGAAGATGTCAAAAATAGTGTTGAGGATGAGTTTAAAAAACCAACACTTAAAGGTGACTCTCTGAAAGAACTTAAAGGTGGTGATCCTATCGATATGAAAGGACCATTTTACGCAATTCGTTTATGTCCAAAACCTCACCATACCATGGGCGGCTTAAAAATTAATACAAAAGCTCAAGTCATTTCAGCCAATACGAACAAACCGATCCCAGGTTTCTTTGCAGCGGGCGAAGTAACGGGAGGGACACACGGTGCAAGTCGTCTAGGTAGCTGTGCAATTGCTGACTGCTTAGTATGTGGTATGGTCGCAGGAGAAAATATATAA